A section of the Clostridium sp. TW13 genome encodes:
- a CDS encoding pyridoxamine 5'-phosphate oxidase family protein codes for MKEVIEFLQANPVQYLATVGRDGKAKCRPFMFCLEQEGRLWFCTNNTKDVYKDMQAKPEIEVSVSSPEYAWIRLSGKAVFENNMAVKEACMANPIVKGQYNEASNPIFEVFYLENAKAVIADFSGNPPKEYSL; via the coding sequence ACAAGCAAATCCAGTTCAATATTTAGCAACAGTAGGCCGTGATGGAAAAGCAAAATGCCGTCCATTTATGTTCTGTTTAGAACAAGAAGGAAGGTTATGGTTTTGTACAAATAATACTAAGGATGTTTACAAAGACATGCAAGCAAAGCCTGAAATAGAAGTATCAGTTTCAAGTCCAGAATACGCTTGGATCAGATTAAGTGGAAAAGCTGTATTTGAAAATAACATGGCTGTTAAAGAAGCATGTATGGCAAATCCTATAGTAAAGGGACAATATAATGAAGCTTCAAACCCAATTTTTGAAGTATTCTATTTAGAAAATGCAAAAGCAGTAATAGCAGATTTCTCTGGTAACCCACCAAAGGAATATAGTTTATAA
- a CDS encoding 4Fe-4S binding protein — translation METRDYLRMLKDEIHSTVFATIDEHGFPQARVIDIMLVDDNSLYFITAKGKEFYHQLMQKQYVAISGVTVGESSLNKKAISLRGKVRNVGQELLHKVFEVNTYMHDIYPTKESRMALEVFQLYEGQGEYFDLSTKPITRDSFALGKKVEIKGGYFVTDKCRGCKICYSKCPQKCIDISVKPVVINQENCLHCGNCISVCPFGAVRKRERI, via the coding sequence ATGGAAACAAGAGATTATTTAAGGATGTTAAAAGATGAAATACACTCAACAGTATTTGCAACAATAGATGAACATGGATTTCCCCAAGCTAGAGTTATAGATATTATGCTTGTGGATGATAATAGTTTGTATTTTATTACAGCTAAAGGAAAAGAGTTTTATCACCAATTAATGCAAAAACAGTATGTGGCTATAAGTGGAGTGACTGTTGGTGAGAGTTCATTAAACAAGAAGGCAATTTCTCTTCGGGGAAAAGTTAGAAATGTGGGGCAAGAATTATTGCATAAGGTGTTTGAAGTAAATACATATATGCATGACATTTATCCAACAAAAGAAAGCAGAATGGCTTTAGAAGTTTTTCAATTGTATGAGGGGCAGGGTGAATATTTTGACTTATCTACAAAGCCTATAACAAGAGATTCTTTTGCATTAGGAAAAAAGGTAGAGATAAAAGGTGGGTATTTTGTTACAGATAAGTGTAGGGGATGCAAGATATGTTACTCGAAGTGTCCTCAAAAATGTATTGATATATCTGTAAAGCCAGTAGTAATTAATCAAGAAAATTGTTTGCATTGTGGCAATTGTATATCAGTATGTCCATTTGGTGCAGTTAGAAAGAGAGAAAGAATATAA
- the abc-f gene encoding ribosomal protection-like ABC-F family protein: MIVLSCKNLIKSYGIDEILKGITFSINDNDKVGLIGANGEGKSTLFKILMKELSYDDGELFIDKNKSVGYLSQHLDLSSENTIYDEMLSVFEDLTKLQDKISLLEQKLNEPYDETNAEYHEKLIKDYTLSQELFEKRGGYTYRGEISKVVKGLGFSEEDYSKEVSTLSGGQKTRVALCKLLLIKPEILLLDEPTNHLDLLAIEWLEEYLKSYKGTVLVISHDRFFLDSVTTSTFELRGGKIYSYNAPYSKFIELREKDIEAQVKAYNLQQAEIKRQEEIIEKFRSFNREKSIRAAESREKALAKIDRLDSPVVQTSASKIKFETRVKSGNDVLHVENLKKSYGDKVLFQNLSLDIKRGEKIALIGENGRGKTTLLKILMDKINADCGSKVLGRNVNIGYYDQEQSDLNINKTIIDEVWDTFPNLTTTEVRTVLASFLFKGEDVFKEISHLSGGERCRINLLKLILSQSNFLLLDEPTNHLDILSREALEDAILNYDGTLLVISHDRYFLNKVIEKIYELNEDGIKTYLGNYNYYIDKKNNPNRFEDLDDGSVNGKTKTQLKEERKKKREAEKESKKVVLRFKEVEKLIAKNEEELENLNAQLCLEEVYSNPEECGKVNKKIAELNSEIEALYEEWEELDTQLN; encoded by the coding sequence ATGATAGTACTGAGTTGTAAAAATTTAATTAAGAGTTATGGTATAGATGAAATATTAAAAGGCATTACATTTTCTATTAATGATAATGATAAGGTAGGTTTGATTGGAGCTAACGGCGAAGGTAAATCAACTCTATTTAAAATATTAATGAAAGAACTTTCCTACGATGATGGTGAGCTTTTTATAGATAAAAATAAAAGTGTTGGATATCTATCTCAGCATTTAGATCTTTCATCTGAAAACACCATCTATGATGAAATGTTATCTGTTTTTGAAGACCTAACAAAACTTCAAGATAAAATATCACTACTAGAGCAAAAATTAAATGAACCTTATGATGAAACAAATGCTGAATATCACGAAAAGTTAATTAAAGACTATACTCTATCTCAAGAACTTTTTGAGAAAAGAGGTGGATATACTTACAGAGGGGAAATTTCTAAAGTTGTAAAAGGTTTAGGATTCTCTGAAGAAGACTATAGCAAAGAAGTATCTACCTTAAGTGGTGGTCAAAAAACCAGAGTTGCTCTTTGTAAGCTTCTACTAATAAAACCTGAAATTCTTCTTCTGGATGAACCAACAAATCATTTAGATTTGCTTGCCATAGAATGGTTAGAAGAATACCTAAAATCATATAAAGGTACTGTGCTTGTAATATCTCATGATAGATTTTTCCTTGATTCAGTAACAACTTCTACCTTTGAGTTACGTGGCGGAAAAATTTATAGTTATAATGCACCTTACTCAAAGTTTATAGAGCTAAGAGAGAAGGATATTGAAGCTCAGGTTAAGGCATATAATCTTCAACAGGCTGAAATTAAGCGTCAAGAAGAGATAATAGAAAAATTCCGTTCCTTCAATAGAGAAAAAAGCATAAGAGCTGCTGAAAGTAGAGAGAAAGCCCTTGCTAAAATTGACAGATTAGATTCACCAGTAGTTCAAACTTCTGCTAGCAAAATTAAGTTTGAAACTAGAGTTAAGAGCGGAAATGATGTTCTTCATGTAGAAAACTTAAAAAAGAGCTATGGAGATAAAGTCTTATTCCAAAACCTTTCTTTAGACATAAAAAGAGGAGAAAAAATAGCTTTAATCGGTGAAAATGGAAGAGGAAAAACCACATTACTGAAAATACTTATGGATAAAATAAATGCTGACTGCGGAAGTAAAGTTTTAGGCAGAAATGTTAATATAGGTTACTATGATCAAGAGCAATCTGATTTAAATATAAATAAAACTATAATTGATGAAGTTTGGGACACCTTTCCTAACTTAACCACTACAGAGGTAAGAACAGTATTAGCTTCCTTCCTATTCAAAGGTGAAGATGTATTTAAGGAAATCAGTCATTTAAGTGGTGGCGAACGTTGTAGAATAAACTTATTAAAATTAATTCTGTCACAATCTAACTTTTTATTATTGGATGAGCCTACTAATCATTTGGATATACTATCCCGTGAAGCTCTTGAAGATGCTATCCTTAATTATGATGGAACTCTTCTTGTAATTTCCCATGATAGATATTTCTTAAACAAGGTAATTGAAAAAATCTACGAACTAAATGAAGACGGAATAAAAACTTATCTTGGAAACTATAATTATTATATTGATAAAAAGAATAATCCTAATAGATTTGAAGACTTAGATGATGGTTCTGTAAATGGTAAAACTAAAACTCAATTAAAAGAAGAAAGAAAGAAAAAAAGAGAAGCAGAAAAAGAATCTAAAAAAGTAGTTTTAAGATTTAAGGAAGTGGAAAAACTAATAGCTAAAAATGAGGAAGAATTAGAAAATTTAAATGCTCAATTATGCTTAGAAGAAGTTTATTCAAATCCTGAGGAATGCGGAAAAGTAAATAAAAAAATAGCTGAATTAAATTCTGAAATTGAAGCACTTTATGAAGAATGGGAGGAATTAGATACTCAGCTAAACTAA